A genomic window from Salvia hispanica cultivar TCC Black 2014 chromosome 5, UniMelb_Shisp_WGS_1.0, whole genome shotgun sequence includes:
- the LOC125190938 gene encoding uncharacterized protein LOC125190938 has product MASPPSLKILNSINLFSIKPPSPSLSSMKLKTLLQTFFFSHIYRALSKAKSLLLQIFKLMRKSKQKKLYFASFRLHYNWCSSSRSLCYPAYDVVGVDCPGELSKYLQWLEERGDEESCNEIDRLADLFIADCHEKFRLEKQESYRRFQEMMARSV; this is encoded by the coding sequence ATGGCTTCCCCTCCCTCACTCAAAATTCTCAACTCCATCAACCTCTTCTCCATCAAACCCCCTtcaccttctctctcatcCATGAAGCTCAAAACACTCCTCCAaaccttcttcttctcccaCATCTACCGCGCCCTCTCCAAAGCCAAATCACTCCTCCTCCAAATATTCAAGCTAATGCGTAAGAGCAAGCAGAAGAAGCTCTACTTCGCCTCATTCCGGCTCCACTACAACTGGTGCTCCTCTTCTCGCTCGCTCTGCTACCCCGCTTACGACGTCGTGGGGGTCGACTGCCCCGGCGAGCTCTCCAAGTACCTGCAGTGGCTGGAGGAGAGAGGCGATGAGGAGTCGTGCAATGAGATTGATAGGCTGGCTGATTTGTTCATTGCTGACTGCCATGAGAAGTTCAGGTTGGAGAAGCAAGAATCTTATAGAAGATTTCAAGAAATGATGGCTCGAAGCGTTTGA